TAAAAACAAAATTTAAAAAGCTTGCTCATCAAATAATTGTTATCAGTAATTAGGAGCCAGCTTTTGCCATGTGCTTTCATTGTTTAATTGTGTgtgaatgtacagtgcattcagaaagtattcagaccccttgattttttcacatcacagccttattctaaaatgattaAATCAAATATTTTCTTCATCAACCTACCCCAAcctaccccgtaatgacaaagcaaaaacatgttttacaaatctttgcaaatttatttaaaaaaaagatgtgccttatttacataagtattcagacacactGCTAtgggactcaaaattgagctcaggtgcatcctgtttccattgatcatccttgaaatgtttctacaatttgattggagtccacctgtggtaaaatcaattgattggacatgatttggaaaggcacacgcctacctatttaaggtcccacagttgacagtgtatgtcagagcaaaaaccaagccatgaggtcgaaggaattgtccgagagctccgagacaggattgtgtggaggcacagatctggggaagggtaccaaaaaatgtctgcagcattttaagatccccaagaacacagtggcctccatcattcttaaatggaagaagtttggaaccaccaaggcacttcctagatctggccgccCGAACAAACTGAGGTCTgggcagaagggccttggtctcggaagtgaccaagaacctgatggtcacgttaacagagctccagagttcctctgtggcaatgggagaaccttccagaaggacaaccatctctgcagcactcctttatggtagagtagccagacggaagccactccttccTGTatatgtactactactactatgccAATTCCAAGTCTATATTTGTCAAAAAAATTATGAATTCCAAGTCTATATGTCAAAAAAATGATGATAGTTGAGAATATTTAGGACAGTACCTCAGTGAATCTGCTATCTGGAACAGCCCCCAGGGAAGGGGCaagtgtagggtgaagttgctcctagatgctgatcttgTGTCAATttagcattttccccactaatgcTAAAATATAGGATTTGGGGGAGAGGAACCTGAtcctacacctgtcaggtgtgtATGCATACAACACTATGATTTCAGACTATTTAAAGCCACAATCGTTGCTTTCAAAAACCACAGTAACCACTCTCAAAAATCATAGTAACCACTCTCAAAAACCACTCTGTGCTCCCAACTCCTCTGGGTGGAAAGGAAATTAGGGATAACTAGCCAGTTGCACAACTAAATGCCTTCAaccttctgcatttaacccctctgaatcacagAGGTGCGGCGGGCTGCCTTAATCCACTTCATATGTgcccagggagcagttgttgttgggggctAACTGGCTGGCTCAAGGGCAGGACAGCAGATTTTCTTCTACCATTTGCAGACTCAGGGATTCGAATGAgcgatctttcggttactggtcgaacgctcttaaccgctaggctacctgccgccctctgGGTTTTTCTgcaagtgtgtgagtgtttgtctctctctctctctctctctctctgggggttaGATTGTAAGTATAACAACAAATTGATGTCTTCTGCAAGTTAAACAAGTACTTCtctattcatagacagagctggaATCATCCTGAGGCCATTCAGCACAGAGTACATCACCTGCAGGATGTCCATGTCCTTTCTTATGTTTCAACATGGCTACTAAATAGGTGAATGTCTCCCTGCATATATCACAgctgtaaggcttctctccagtgtgaatgCGCTTGTGTACAGCCAGTGCGTCGGTTCGGGAAaacctcttcccacactgatcacaggcGTGAGGCTTCTCTCCAGTATGAGTTCTCTTGTGTGCAGCCAGGTTTTGTGACCgactgaagctcttcccacagacAAAGCATGGGTAAGGTTTCTCCCCGGTGTGTGTTCGCTGGTGAGTTACCAAAGAATTGTACTGAGAAAACCTCTTTCCACATTGATCGCAGACGTAAGGCAGCTCTCCAGTGTGCACACGCTGGTGTGTTGTTAAACCTTGGCGGAATATGAAGCTCCTGCCACAGTCGGAGCAGTGGTACGGTTTCACTCCTTGGTGTATCTTCATGTGAGTTCTGAAGTTGCTTGGATGGTTGAAGGTCTTCCCGCATAGCTCACAGACAATGGACTTGTCTTTACTGTGTCTTTTCTGGTGTTTCTTCAGATATATTGGATGAGAGAAACAATGACCACACTCAGAACAGCGGTAAGGTCTCTCTCTCGGGTTGTGCATCAGCTGGTGAAATTTGAGACTACCTTTAGTGGCAAAACCCGCCCCACATTCTGAGCAGCTGAAGGGCTTTTCTCCAGTGGGCTTGTGTTTAAACTTGTGTGATTTCAGTAAGTAGGCTTGAATGAACCGCATTCCGCAGACGGAACATTGGAATGGTTTTTCTTCAGTATGCATTCTCATATGGAAATTAAAGGATGCTAAAATACAAAACTTCTTCTCGCAGTAGGAGCATTGGTAAGGCCTTTCTGCGGCaggcatgtgtgtttgtgagtgtgcttTTAAAGTGGATTTCTGAGCAAAACTTTTCTTGCACTTGGAGCATTGAAATGGTTTTTCTCCGGTGTGTATCCTTTGATGGTTTTTGAAGGTTGATAAAAAACTGTAGCTCTTCCCGCAGTCAGAGCAGTGGTAAGACCTTTCTGTGGGAGGCTCATGTACCGTTTTCTCATGTATTTTTCGATAGTGGTTCTTTGCAAAACCTTTCCCACACTTGGAGCATTGGAATGGTTTATTTTCGGTGTGGGTGCATTGATGGATTTTCAAGCCTGATAAAACACTGAAAGTCTTTCCGCAGTCATAGCAGTGGTGAGGTTTCTTCCCTGCATGTCTCTGCGGTTGTTTATTGAGGTGTTTTGATGTGGGGAGACTCCAGTCTGTGTTGTCGGCATGAggttgttgttgaggctccccagaagATCCATGGTTgccacgtctctctcctgtgtgaaagATACAAACAGACAGTGAATACAGTTTGTCCAACAGAAGAAAGTGACATCATATTGAGGTATTAGTGACTTCtggaaatattcagaccccttgactttttgttacggtacagcattattctaaaatggattcaataagaTTAGgcgcacatttgtggcctgctggaggtcattttgcagggtgctggcagtgcacctccttgcacaaaggcggaggtagcggtcctgctgctgggttgttgccctcctacggcctcctccacgtctcctgatgtactggcctgtctcctggtagcgcctccatgctctggacactacgctgacagacacagcaaacctttttgccacagctcgcattgatgtgccatcctggatgaactgcactacctgagccacttgtgtgggttgtagactccgtctcatgctaccactagagtgagagcaccgccagcattcaaaagtgaccaaaacatcagccaggaagcataggaactgagaagtggtctgtggtcaccacctgcagaatcactccttttttgggggtgtcttgctaattgcctataatttccaccttttgtctattccatttgcacaacagcatgtgaaatttattgtcaatcagtgttgcttcctaagtggacagtttgatttcacagaagtgtgattgacttggaattacattgtgttgtttaagtgttccctttatttttgagcagtgtatatagtggcctccattatatatatataagcaaacatttctaataagctgttttgctttgtcattatggggtattgtgatgtcattatggggtattatgatgtcattatggggtattgtgtgtagattgatgaggggaaaacgatttaatcaatttcagaataaggctgtaacctaacaaaatgtaaaAATTTGAGGGGTCTGAATATCTTCagaaagtgccttcagaaagtattcacaccctttatcTTTTCCACATATTttgtgttacagcatgaatttacacacaataccccatcatgtcaaagtggaattatcttTTTAGagttttttacaaattaattttaAATGAAAAGCTTAAAAATGTcctcagtcaataagtattcaaccaatGTGTTATGGCAGGCGTAAATAAGTTTAGGAAtaaaaattaataaataataccCCTTTGAGCCtggtgaatatccctttgagcctggtgaagttattaattacactttggatggtgtatcaatacacccagtcactacaaatatcagtggtggaaaaagtacccaattgtcatacttgagtaaaagtaaagataccttaatagaaaatgactcaagtaaaagtcacccagaaaATTACTACTTGAGTTTAAGtcaaaaagtattttgttttctATATACttaaaacttctacttggtcacaatcccggatccgggagcacccccatcagtaaaaaagctgactagcatagcctagcatagcgtcacaagtaaatactagcatctaaatatcattaaatcacaagtccaagacaccagatgaaagatacacatcttgtgaatccagccatcatttctgtttttttttaatgttttacagggaagacacaatatgtatttctattagctaaccacgatagcaaaagacacaacttttttttctccaccatttttttcctgcataggtagctatcacaatttcgaccaaataaagatataaatagtcactaaccaagaaacaacttcatcagatgacagtctgataacatatttattgaatagcatatgttttgttagaaaaatttgcatatttcaggtataaatcatagtttaccattgcagccaccatcacaactctcaccaaagcaactagaataactacaggaGACCaatgtgaattacctaaatactcatcataaaacatttatgaaaaatacacagcgtacagcaaatgaaagacaaagatcttgtgaatcccgccaatatttcagatttcttaagtgttttacagcgaaaacacaatatagcattatattagcttactacaatagccaaccacacaacagcattgattcaagccaacaatagcgataacgaataaaccagcaaaagatattcattttttcactaaccttctcaaacttcttcagatgacagtcctataacatcatattacacaatacatatagagtttgttcgaaaatgtgcatatttagcggcacaaatcgtggttatacaatgagaatagtagccaagctgccaacaatatgtcgggagaaatcttgggagaggcacctaatctaatcagtaactaatcataaacttgactcaaaaatacaggttggacagcaaatgaaagatacattagttcttaatgcaaccgctgtgttagattttttaaattaacgttactactacatacagcgtgcgttaaagcgagaccgcaccgaaattaatggcggaatatgagttttacatttttcaacagaacaacgaattatcataaatagttcttactttttgatgagctcccatcagaatcttgggcaagttgtcctttgtccaaaagaatcgttgctcggttgtagattgtcgccttcaatgttggaattagcagtaaacattagccatgtggcccagacgtgcccaactcactagaacgcagcacaaataaatatccgaaaatcgcaatatactgatataaactgatataactcggtttaaaataacaacattatgatgtctttaacacctatatcgaataaaatcagagccggatatatctaagggctataacgggagctttctagaacgccatcctgaggtctgtcttgcgtcatggcgaatgaaggaaagactgaaccccacgttcccagtccatttatatggcctcagatctgcctagcaactccattccaattctcactatttgctgacatccaggggaaggcgtatgcagtgcatctcaaccaatagaatacatgcaaattaataaactgacctcagaacagcctgg
The DNA window shown above is from Salvelinus fontinalis isolate EN_2023a chromosome 40, ASM2944872v1, whole genome shotgun sequence and carries:
- the LOC129839051 gene encoding zinc finger protein 883-like isoform X1 — translated: MSGERETLMDEMEQSLYTLTKDNLRCLCERSGIGGKDGSDGQGKNPHHLLCRKILEELGKNADSMESEEQGMSWLLQLKEDIRKIQEDGIGGPLSPSQSIDDDAVDCDEDENQKDMDWLPSTRLEAERMSPSQSFDDNAADCDEEWNEEDRDLLPSKGLEVEPAPERHTPEQREKRVSGAPSLSSPGSALLLGLKRVSVWLVDCRKTPGLRGTAGGGDEEKEGDVIHQRERRGNHGSSGEPQQQPHADNTDWSLPTSKHLNKQPQRHAGKKPHHCYDCGKTFSVLSGLKIHQCTHTENKPFQCSKCGKGFAKNHYRKIHEKTVHEPPTERSYHCSDCGKSYSFLSTFKNHQRIHTGEKPFQCSKCKKSFAQKSTLKAHSQTHMPAAERPYQCSYCEKKFCILASFNFHMRMHTEEKPFQCSVCGMRFIQAYLLKSHKFKHKPTGEKPFSCSECGAGFATKGSLKFHQLMHNPRERPYRCSECGHCFSHPIYLKKHQKRHSKDKSIVCELCGKTFNHPSNFRTHMKIHQGVKPYHCSDCGRSFIFRQGLTTHQRVHTGELPYVCDQCGKRFSQYNSLVTHQRTHTGEKPYPCFVCGKSFSRSQNLAAHKRTHTGEKPHACDQCGKRFSRTDALAVHKRIHTGEKPYSCDICRETFTYLVAMLKHKKGHGHPAGDVLCAEWPQDDSSSVYE